In Bacillus sp. KH172YL63, one genomic interval encodes:
- a CDS encoding universal stress protein, with translation MFNNILLATDGSEHSLRAGEKAIALAKCHEGSRMEIIYVIDGKHSKEDVLHHWGLDAADQRKQKLQLIEQKAKHEGIHFETVFLHGEPGPTIVEYANKHQFDAVVIGSRGLNTFQEMVLGSVSHKVAKRAKCPVMIVK, from the coding sequence ATGTTCAATAATATTCTTCTTGCAACAGATGGGTCCGAACACTCCTTGCGGGCGGGAGAAAAAGCGATTGCTCTCGCAAAATGCCATGAAGGCTCAAGAATGGAAATCATTTATGTGATCGATGGAAAGCATTCTAAAGAAGATGTATTACATCACTGGGGACTAGATGCAGCAGATCAGAGAAAACAAAAGCTGCAGCTGATTGAGCAAAAGGCGAAACATGAAGGAATCCACTTCGAAACAGTTTTTTTACACGGTGAACCGGGACCGACCATTGTCGAATATGCAAATAAACATCAATTTGATGCGGTCGTCATCGGAAGCCGGGGATTAAATACTTTTCAGGAAATGGTGCTCGGCAGCGTCAGCCACAAAGTGGCGAAAAGGGCAAAATGTCCTGTGATGATTGTTAAATAG
- the pssA gene encoding CDP-diacylglycerol--serine O-phosphatidyltransferase, with product MKFTKKIPNMVTLGNLYCGFLSIGFAANGQFKNAAVLIIIGMMLDSMDGRLARMLNADSTLGKELDSLADIVTFGVAPSFLVYYTYFFQFGLIGFIVAGLFPLFGAYRLARFNTSPPKASLHYFVGVPITAAGGILAILTLFGEWIPNIVTTVIFTGMCFLMVSRIRIPSLKEVPLPKYGTIVTVFIGALLYVIYKGTYEEFPYLIYIATPLYIAYLAYRFIKR from the coding sequence ATGAAATTTACGAAAAAGATACCCAATATGGTGACCTTGGGGAATTTATATTGCGGATTCTTATCGATTGGATTCGCCGCAAATGGACAATTTAAGAACGCAGCCGTCCTCATCATCATCGGCATGATGCTGGATAGTATGGACGGAAGGCTTGCAAGGATGCTAAATGCAGACAGCACCCTTGGGAAAGAGCTGGATTCACTGGCAGACATCGTCACATTCGGTGTTGCACCATCTTTTCTTGTGTATTATACATATTTCTTTCAATTCGGATTAATTGGATTCATCGTTGCAGGATTATTTCCATTGTTCGGTGCATACAGGCTTGCCCGCTTTAATACAAGTCCCCCGAAAGCGTCTCTCCATTATTTTGTCGGGGTACCGATCACGGCCGCCGGGGGGATACTGGCGATTCTCACTCTTTTCGGCGAGTGGATCCCGAATATCGTGACGACAGTCATCTTCACCGGGATGTGCTTCCTTATGGTAAGCAGGATCAGAATACCAAGTTTGAAAGAAGTACCGCTTCCGAAATATGGCACGATCGTGACGGTCTTTATCGGAGCATTGTTATACGTCATCTACAAAGGGACATATGAAGAATTCCCTTATTTAATCTATATTGCGACACCGTTATACATTGCTTATCTTGCATACCGATTCATTAAAAGATAA
- a CDS encoding DUF2062 domain-containing protein encodes MIRKKLRQFKCLTLKLLRLKDNAHSIALGFTVGLLINFVPSFGIGPVISTACARIFKGNSFAGLIGGVSLIWAFPFFFYLNLVVGHLIYPIDSINPTMHTVHSTGDVMGMGLHLGKVFVTGMLINIFIFGFLIYTIMNSVFRRYRGNMLTFVHRKWNF; translated from the coding sequence ATGATAAGAAAAAAATTACGCCAATTCAAATGCCTCACCCTTAAGCTATTGCGTCTCAAAGATAATGCACACAGCATAGCGCTCGGGTTTACTGTGGGTTTACTAATAAACTTCGTCCCTTCATTCGGGATCGGTCCGGTCATTTCTACCGCCTGTGCCAGGATCTTCAAAGGAAACTCCTTTGCAGGATTGATCGGCGGCGTTTCTTTGATATGGGCATTTCCTTTTTTCTTCTATTTGAATCTAGTTGTCGGCCATCTCATTTACCCAATTGACAGCATCAACCCGACAATGCATACCGTGCATTCTACCGGTGACGTGATGGGAATGGGATTACACTTGGGAAAAGTTTTTGTGACAGGTATGCTGATCAATATTTTCATCTTTGGATTCCTCATCTATACCATCATGAATTCAGTTTTCAGACGCTACCGGGGTAACATGCTAACCTTCGTACACAGAAAATGGAATTTTTAA
- a CDS encoding GNAT family N-acetyltransferase, whose product MSYQFTIMSQEQAEEIAYQWKYDGEYAFYDMTADEEDLSEFLDDKLRGHTTYSVHHEGEMMGFFTYHESPKGTVDIGLGMKPSLTGNGGGMAFAKAGMDFAGTLYDVAYFTLSVAAFNKRAIKVYTKLGFEPQHHFSQQTNGGNYEFIKMILTVGKGGHQHEHHHPKRIYP is encoded by the coding sequence ATGAGCTATCAGTTTACAATCATGAGCCAGGAGCAGGCGGAGGAAATCGCATATCAATGGAAGTATGATGGAGAATATGCCTTTTATGATATGACGGCAGATGAAGAAGATTTGTCTGAATTCCTCGACGACAAGCTCCGCGGGCATACTACCTATTCTGTGCATCATGAAGGGGAAATGATGGGTTTCTTCACTTATCATGAATCCCCAAAAGGGACGGTTGATATCGGTTTGGGTATGAAGCCGTCACTCACTGGAAATGGAGGGGGGATGGCGTTTGCGAAGGCAGGCATGGATTTCGCCGGGACACTGTATGACGTGGCATATTTCACCTTGTCTGTGGCGGCGTTCAATAAGCGTGCAATAAAGGTTTATACCAAATTGGGCTTTGAACCCCAACATCATTTCAGTCAGCAAACAAACGGAGGCAATTATGAATTCATTAAAATGATCCTCACCGTGGGGAAGGGAGGGCATCAACATGAACATCACCATCCAAAACGAATTTACCCCTGA
- a CDS encoding PadR family transcriptional regulator, whose protein sequence is MEDRVMRKLFLGFIHIHILHHAKEQPIYGSWMLEELKEHGYSISSGTLYPILHSMETDNLLIKNEKNVDGKIRKYYTTTEKGEAVLIEARKKAYELFKEIKDE, encoded by the coding sequence TTGGAAGATAGAGTTATGCGAAAACTGTTTCTCGGATTCATCCATATCCATATTCTTCATCATGCAAAGGAGCAGCCCATCTACGGGTCCTGGATGTTGGAAGAATTAAAGGAACATGGGTACAGCATCAGTTCCGGGACATTGTACCCGATCCTGCATTCAATGGAAACAGACAATCTACTGATCAAAAACGAGAAAAACGTTGACGGTAAAATCAGAAAATATTATACGACCACCGAAAAAGGCGAAGCCGTATTGATCGAAGCAAGAAAAAAAGCGTACGAACTTTTTAAAGAAATCAAAGACGAATGA
- a CDS encoding MFS transporter, protein MHSNLPFQSKTYYGWSIVAVSALCVFFSGPGQTYSVSVFIDAYIKEFGWGRSEISSIYSAATLLAGLCMFMIGRLIDRYGQRTMLVTVSFLLSFACFFNSIVTNLVMLFIGFFLLRLLGQGSMTLIPNTLVPQWFITKRGKALSFMAIGGFASSALFPLVNTYLVSAHGWRNSWLVWGGLLLILVLPIVYFFVRNKPEDVGVLPDGHIDTASEERSGHSDLIEDNWSLKEAMRTRAFWLILFCVSIPALINTGITFHLISIFKWNDLSVGTAAFVLSLMALIGFPITLIAGRVLDRVKVNVVLTGIFVGEVIFTLFLIITDTPLKAVIFGVLWGISGGFERIALNYVWPSYFGRASLGSIKGTATTVMVLGSAFGPLPFGFAFDTFHGYKEILLLSLVFPVLGIICSIAAKKPERLKV, encoded by the coding sequence ATACATTCAAATCTCCCATTTCAGTCAAAAACTTACTATGGATGGTCCATCGTGGCAGTATCTGCCCTTTGTGTCTTTTTTTCAGGACCGGGACAAACTTATTCGGTTTCTGTTTTCATCGACGCGTACATAAAGGAATTTGGTTGGGGGAGGTCTGAAATTTCCAGTATATACTCTGCCGCGACCCTGCTGGCAGGGTTATGCATGTTTATGATCGGTCGACTCATTGATCGATATGGGCAGAGGACAATGTTGGTTACGGTGTCGTTTCTGCTTTCCTTTGCATGCTTCTTTAATAGTATCGTGACGAACCTCGTGATGCTTTTTATCGGCTTCTTCCTTCTCCGCTTACTCGGTCAAGGCTCCATGACACTTATTCCAAATACACTTGTTCCCCAGTGGTTCATTACGAAGAGGGGAAAGGCATTAAGTTTCATGGCAATCGGCGGCTTTGCAAGTTCTGCATTATTTCCTTTGGTTAATACGTATCTTGTCTCAGCCCATGGATGGAGAAACTCGTGGCTGGTATGGGGTGGGTTGCTGCTCATATTGGTCCTTCCAATCGTTTACTTCTTCGTCAGGAATAAGCCTGAAGATGTTGGCGTGCTGCCTGATGGGCATATCGATACTGCGTCTGAAGAAAGATCTGGTCATTCCGATTTAATCGAAGACAATTGGTCACTGAAGGAAGCGATGCGCACGAGGGCGTTTTGGCTGATCCTCTTTTGTGTCAGTATACCGGCGCTGATCAATACCGGCATCACGTTTCACTTGATCTCCATTTTTAAATGGAATGATCTCTCGGTTGGTACGGCTGCCTTTGTACTCAGCCTGATGGCCCTGATCGGATTTCCGATCACACTCATAGCAGGAAGGGTACTGGACAGGGTGAAAGTGAATGTTGTGTTGACGGGTATATTTGTCGGAGAAGTGATCTTCACTCTGTTTCTGATCATAACAGATACACCATTAAAAGCGGTCATATTCGGTGTATTATGGGGGATAAGCGGCGGCTTCGAAAGGATTGCACTGAATTATGTCTGGCCAAGTTACTTCGGCAGGGCGTCCCTGGGCAGCATTAAAGGGACAGCGACCACCGTGATGGTGCTCGGGTCTGCTTTCGGTCCACTGCCATTTGGGTTTGCTTTTGATACCTTTCACGGTTACAAAGAAATTTTGCTGCTTTCCCTTGTTTTCCCCGTCCTTGGAATCATTTGTTCAATCGCTGCCAAAAAACCGGAAAGGCTTAAGGTTTGA
- the thrS gene encoding threonine--tRNA ligase, whose amino-acid sequence MSIQSEVEKRNHRKIGQELELFVSMEEAPGMPFFLPKGMQLRNELEDFWKREHRKAGYQEVRTPVMMKQHLWEQSGHWDHYHENMYFSEVDNQQYAIKPMSCPGAVLIYKHKKRSYRELPIRYGELGLVHRHELSGSLSGLLRVRSFTQDDAHLFVREDQIRAELHHVLDLIDLFYSRFGFDYKVELSTRPEDYMGSLPLWNQAEEDLETVLKERGIKYQLNEGDGAFYGPKIDFHILDCLGRSWQCGTVQLDFQMPEKFGCEYIGEDSQVHRPIMIHRAIYGSLERFMAIIIEHYGGDFPLWLAPHQIKILPISEGHMSYAEELKFQFEKEGFRVELDNRVEKVGLKIREAEMQKVPYMFIIGQKEVEEGSVSLRKRKDGDLGMFKVGEIINKLHEECAK is encoded by the coding sequence ATGTCGATTCAATCAGAGGTAGAAAAGAGAAATCATCGGAAGATCGGTCAAGAGCTTGAGTTATTTGTATCAATGGAGGAAGCCCCGGGAATGCCTTTCTTTTTGCCGAAAGGGATGCAATTGAGAAATGAGCTTGAAGATTTCTGGAAGAGAGAGCATCGGAAGGCAGGATACCAGGAAGTCAGAACACCGGTGATGATGAAACAACATTTATGGGAACAGTCTGGTCACTGGGATCATTATCATGAAAATATGTACTTCTCAGAAGTGGATAATCAGCAATACGCAATCAAGCCCATGAGCTGTCCAGGGGCCGTATTGATATACAAGCATAAAAAGCGCAGTTACCGGGAATTGCCCATCCGCTACGGTGAGCTGGGCTTGGTGCACCGCCATGAACTGTCAGGGTCGTTGAGTGGATTATTAAGGGTCCGTTCTTTCACTCAAGATGATGCCCATCTGTTTGTAAGGGAAGATCAAATCCGTGCTGAATTGCATCATGTGCTGGATTTAATCGATTTGTTTTATAGTCGATTCGGATTCGACTATAAAGTGGAACTGTCAACACGTCCAGAAGATTACATGGGATCTCTCCCATTATGGAATCAGGCCGAGGAAGATCTGGAAACAGTATTGAAGGAGAGAGGGATCAAATATCAGCTCAATGAAGGTGATGGTGCTTTTTATGGACCTAAAATCGATTTTCATATTCTCGATTGTCTTGGCAGGAGCTGGCAATGCGGAACAGTGCAACTCGATTTTCAAATGCCTGAGAAATTCGGATGTGAGTATATCGGGGAAGACAGCCAGGTACACAGGCCGATCATGATTCATCGGGCGATTTACGGATCTCTCGAGAGATTCATGGCGATCATCATTGAACATTACGGCGGAGATTTTCCTCTGTGGCTAGCCCCCCATCAGATCAAGATCCTGCCAATTTCCGAAGGGCATATGTCATATGCAGAAGAGCTGAAGTTCCAATTTGAGAAAGAAGGGTTCCGGGTGGAGTTAGACAACCGGGTTGAAAAGGTTGGTTTGAAAATCAGGGAGGCTGAGATGCAAAAGGTACCCTATATGTTCATCATTGGTCAGAAAGAAGTGGAGGAGGGGTCTGTTTCTCTCCGTAAAAGAAAAGATGGAGATCTCGGCATGTTCAAAGTGGGAGAAATCATAAACAAGCTGCATGAGGAATGTGCGAAATAG
- a CDS encoding GNAT family N-acetyltransferase produces the protein MNITIQNEFTPDLIEGIKEVYMSVGWEKHTPEMIEKIYGRSDIVCIAKKNGLITGVGRALTDGVFNASIYDVVVHADFQGNGIGSLILEDILSQLREISCIMLIATTGNEGFYRKHGMKHVKTGMARYLKHSLENEYLE, from the coding sequence ATGAACATCACCATCCAAAACGAATTTACCCCTGATCTGATTGAAGGGATAAAGGAGGTGTACATGTCAGTCGGATGGGAGAAGCATACCCCGGAAATGATCGAAAAAATCTATGGCAGAAGTGATATCGTGTGTATTGCAAAGAAGAATGGTTTGATCACAGGAGTGGGACGGGCACTGACAGACGGAGTTTTCAATGCTAGCATTTACGATGTCGTTGTCCACGCAGACTTTCAAGGAAACGGGATCGGCAGTTTGATCCTGGAGGACATCCTTTCACAACTAAGGGAGATTTCCTGTATTATGTTGATCGCTACAACCGGAAATGAAGGCTTCTACAGGAAACATGGAATGAAACATGTAAAAACCGGGATGGCCCGCTACTTGAAACATTCCCTTGAAAATGAGTATTTGGAATGA
- a CDS encoding YitT family protein, whose protein sequence is MHKKIPLNEVLKRAFLITIGAVIMAVGLEIFLVPNQVIDGGIVGVSIMLSHLSGMNLGLFIFVLNIPFFFIGYKQIGKTFALSTLYGIIVLSVSTTFLHPVAAFTQDILLASLFGGIVLGIGVGLVIRYGGSLDGTEILAILSSKRLPFSVGEIIMIVNLFILACAGFVFSWDRAMYSLLAYYVAFKMIDITIKGLDESKSVWIISENHEQIGDALLHRLGRGVTYLKGEGAFSGDDKKVIFCVITRLEEAKLKDIVAEHDPSAFLAIADIAEVRGGRFKKKDIH, encoded by the coding sequence AGATTTTTCTTGTGCCCAACCAGGTCATTGACGGGGGCATCGTCGGGGTTTCCATCATGCTGTCCCATCTGAGCGGAATGAACCTCGGTCTCTTTATCTTCGTACTCAACATCCCCTTTTTCTTCATCGGTTATAAACAAATCGGAAAGACCTTCGCTTTATCTACATTATACGGAATCATCGTCTTATCGGTATCCACCACTTTTCTGCATCCAGTTGCAGCATTTACACAGGATATTCTGCTCGCTTCATTATTCGGTGGGATTGTCCTCGGAATCGGGGTTGGTCTTGTGATCCGTTATGGCGGTTCACTTGACGGTACGGAAATCCTAGCCATCCTATCGAGTAAAAGACTGCCATTTTCCGTAGGTGAAATCATCATGATCGTCAATCTTTTCATCCTAGCTTGTGCAGGTTTTGTGTTCAGCTGGGACCGTGCCATGTATTCCCTTCTTGCGTATTATGTTGCCTTCAAGATGATCGACATTACGATCAAGGGGCTGGATGAGTCCAAATCGGTATGGATCATCAGTGAGAATCATGAGCAGATCGGCGATGCCCTCCTTCATCGATTGGGGAGGGGGGTCACCTACTTGAAAGGGGAAGGGGCTTTCTCCGGGGATGATAAGAAAGTGATATTCTGCGTGATTACAAGATTGGAAGAAGCGAAGCTGAAAGACATTGTCGCAGAACATGATCCTTCTGCCTTTCTCGCCATCGCCGATATTGCAGAAGTAAGAGGGGGTAGATTTAAGAAGAAAGATATTCATTAA
- a CDS encoding SulP family inorganic anion transporter, giving the protein MNLSEKIKYEWFGNVRGDVLSGIVVAMALIPEAIAFSIIAGVDPMIGLYASFCIAVVIAFVGGRPGMISAATGATALLMTTLVADHGLQYLLAATILTGVLQIIMGVLKLGRLMKFVPRSVMVGFVNALAILIFTAQLPHFVDETWIMYAMVAGALAIIYILPRFTKAVPSALVAIIAVTVFAVLTGSGVRTVGDMGELTQTLPIFLIPDIPFTFETLQIIFPYSLSIAIVGLVESLLTASIVDDMTDTSSNKNKEARGQGIANIVSGFFGGMAGCAMIGQSVINVKSGGRGRLSALVAGVFLMILILVLNDFLVQIPMAALVGVMFMVSIGTFDWSSLKNLHKTPFTDTLVMLVTVGTVLLTHDLSKGVLVGIILSAVFFASKISKVKITTMASEETHKKVYRVSGQLFFASVTEFVESFDFSENISEVTLDLTHAHLWDDSAVGAIDKIVIKYHQNGVKVNLIGLNTESNQLIDKLAVHNKPGGLNKAANH; this is encoded by the coding sequence ATGAATTTAAGTGAAAAAATTAAATATGAATGGTTTGGTAATGTGAGAGGGGATGTGCTCTCAGGTATCGTTGTTGCAATGGCTCTGATTCCAGAGGCGATCGCGTTTTCCATCATTGCCGGCGTTGACCCTATGATCGGATTGTATGCTTCATTCTGTATCGCTGTGGTCATTGCGTTTGTTGGTGGTCGTCCTGGAATGATTTCCGCAGCGACCGGGGCAACTGCCCTGCTGATGACGACGCTTGTAGCAGATCACGGGTTGCAATATCTGTTAGCTGCAACGATTTTAACAGGGGTGCTTCAAATTATCATGGGTGTCCTTAAATTAGGACGTTTAATGAAATTTGTGCCACGCTCTGTCATGGTAGGATTCGTGAACGCATTGGCCATCCTGATCTTTACGGCTCAATTGCCTCACTTTGTCGATGAGACATGGATCATGTATGCGATGGTAGCAGGTGCGCTTGCAATCATCTATATCCTGCCACGTTTCACAAAAGCTGTGCCGTCTGCTCTGGTTGCGATCATTGCGGTGACTGTGTTCGCAGTTCTGACAGGAAGCGGTGTGCGTACAGTCGGGGATATGGGTGAACTAACGCAAACCCTGCCGATTTTCTTGATTCCGGATATTCCGTTTACGTTTGAAACATTACAAATCATTTTCCCGTATTCCTTATCGATCGCGATTGTCGGATTGGTTGAATCCTTGCTGACTGCTTCCATCGTTGACGATATGACTGATACATCCAGTAATAAGAATAAAGAAGCAAGAGGACAGGGGATTGCCAATATCGTGTCTGGATTCTTCGGAGGAATGGCAGGTTGCGCAATGATTGGACAATCTGTCATCAACGTGAAATCGGGAGGAAGAGGCAGACTCTCAGCTCTTGTTGCCGGGGTATTCTTGATGATCCTGATCCTTGTATTGAATGATTTCCTTGTACAGATTCCGATGGCTGCTCTCGTTGGCGTCATGTTCATGGTTTCGATCGGGACATTTGATTGGTCTTCATTGAAGAACCTTCACAAAACACCATTTACCGACACACTTGTTATGCTTGTGACGGTTGGTACCGTATTATTGACACATGACCTATCTAAAGGGGTCCTTGTTGGAATCATCTTAAGCGCAGTATTCTTCGCTTCAAAAATTTCAAAGGTGAAAATCACTACAATGGCTTCAGAAGAAACCCATAAGAAAGTGTACAGAGTGTCTGGACAGCTGTTCTTCGCTTCTGTTACTGAGTTTGTAGAAAGCTTTGATTTTAGTGAAAATATCTCTGAAGTGACGCTGGATCTGACTCATGCCCACCTTTGGGATGACTCAGCTGTAGGCGCGATTGATAAAATCGTGATTAAGTATCACCAGAATGGGGTAAAAGTAAATTTGATCGGCTTGAACACAGAAAGTAATCAATTGATTGACAAACTGGCTGTTCATAATAAGCCGGGCGGATTGAATAAAGCTGCCAATCATTAA
- a CDS encoding dihydroorotate dehydrogenase, with amino-acid sequence MNGITYPNPVGLCGKIDPLLSGTSAFANLGFGFIEIGPVTLSKETNPATPVVIHQEEQIIFPSPLESAGLERTVKKIKGVHKKQPFLFRLTGTEEEISTMMDTLSPYADGYVIHSDDPLPISNGTKPVFIINPTMDRAENMDRNGIEGFLFEYNDNLTLLETLSDFRKAFLSMTIIASGAIHEPAQALSLLENGADFILLSDGYVFSGPGLPKRITEALMDEIDAPRKAQSGWLSYWFFGLFIVLGGLLALIFSLTSVMLSYDEFYLGMTKDSIYLFNERIIPFMAHDRMTLAGTMISGGIVYCQLAYHGVRNGLLWAKQAIDLAALTGFLGIFLFIGYGYFDWLHLLFWLLLLPFHVHGWIRTKGIYGTPSSGNRRNHKGWAHSLQGQLAFVLLGFSFLTGGIVISYLGITSVFVPTDLLYLCMPPEMLSDFNDKLIPVIAHDRAGFGSALFSVGLLVLTLSLWGFQQGNRWVWRTLLIGGIPAFFAGIYIHFAIGYTTFIHLLPAYFALSLYVFGLIRSYPYFHLTKDESQPYQA; translated from the coding sequence ATGAATGGAATCACATATCCCAACCCTGTAGGACTCTGCGGAAAGATCGACCCGCTTCTGTCAGGTACTTCCGCGTTTGCAAATTTGGGGTTTGGCTTCATTGAAATTGGACCGGTCACGCTATCGAAGGAAACCAATCCTGCCACTCCGGTTGTGATTCATCAAGAAGAACAGATCATTTTCCCTTCGCCACTTGAATCGGCCGGTCTTGAGAGGACAGTAAAGAAAATAAAGGGGGTCCATAAGAAGCAGCCTTTCCTTTTCAGGTTAACCGGTACGGAAGAAGAAATATCCACCATGATGGATACACTCAGTCCATATGCTGACGGCTATGTCATTCATTCAGATGATCCCCTTCCTATTTCAAATGGGACTAAGCCCGTTTTCATCATCAATCCAACGATGGATCGGGCAGAAAACATGGATCGGAACGGTATAGAAGGTTTTCTATTTGAGTACAATGACAATCTTACTCTTTTAGAAACACTCTCTGATTTCAGAAAAGCTTTCCTCTCCATGACCATCATCGCATCAGGCGCTATCCACGAACCGGCTCAAGCTCTCTCTTTGTTGGAAAACGGGGCAGATTTTATCCTTCTCTCTGACGGATATGTGTTTTCAGGTCCAGGATTGCCAAAGAGAATCACGGAAGCATTGATGGATGAAATAGATGCACCGAGAAAGGCGCAGAGCGGTTGGCTATCATATTGGTTTTTCGGGTTATTCATTGTGCTTGGCGGATTGCTTGCCCTCATTTTCAGCTTAACTTCGGTGATGCTGTCCTATGATGAATTCTATTTAGGGATGACGAAGGACAGTATCTACTTATTCAATGAACGCATCATCCCATTCATGGCCCACGATCGCATGACGTTGGCGGGAACGATGATATCAGGCGGGATTGTATATTGCCAGCTCGCTTATCACGGTGTGAGGAATGGCCTTCTATGGGCCAAACAGGCGATTGACTTGGCAGCTTTGACAGGATTTTTGGGTATTTTCCTGTTCATCGGATACGGCTATTTCGACTGGCTGCACCTATTATTTTGGCTGCTGTTACTTCCTTTTCACGTGCACGGTTGGATCCGAACGAAAGGAATCTACGGGACCCCATCTTCAGGAAATCGCCGGAACCATAAAGGCTGGGCCCATTCACTCCAGGGTCAGCTTGCTTTTGTACTGCTCGGTTTTTCGTTCCTGACCGGAGGCATTGTCATCTCGTATCTTGGCATCACTTCTGTTTTTGTACCAACAGACCTGCTTTACCTTTGTATGCCGCCTGAGATGCTCTCAGATTTCAACGATAAACTGATTCCAGTCATCGCCCATGACCGGGCAGGGTTTGGAAGTGCGCTCTTCAGCGTCGGGCTGCTCGTATTGACGCTTTCCCTTTGGGGATTCCAGCAAGGAAACCGATGGGTATGGCGGACCCTTCTCATTGGAGGCATACCTGCCTTCTTCGCTGGTATTTATATTCACTTTGCGATTGGCTATACAACTTTCATCCATCTCCTACCTGCCTATTTTGCTCTGAGCTTATATGTGTTCGGATTGATCAGGTCATATCCATATTTTCATCTCACCAAGGATGAATCGCAGCCATACCAAGCATAA